The following proteins come from a genomic window of bacterium:
- a CDS encoding 3-keto-5-aminohexanoate cleavage protein codes for MGEIEATWDFRDPYLWMQKTARSALPPLIITAAISGGGHGKESNPALPETPEEQAEEARRAYEAGASQIHVHVRDPDDWSQCTGNPADYGKVNGMIRELCPDVIINNSTGGGPTLTTEERYSPLYADPAPDVATLNLGPFVSQFTMPERPPHLPHPRGPVEYDMCSGTTYGELNHYASVIAERGMKPELEIYDPGQYWVLRDLIYNENVTPPYMVQFVLGAQTASFPTPANLMSLINELPAGALYSVIGTGPFQIPMNVLGILLGGHVRVGLEDNIYYRRGEKATGNAQLVSRIRRIAEDMNREIATPAQARRMLGLPQVA; via the coding sequence ATGGGCGAAATCGAAGCGACTTGGGACTTTCGCGACCCGTACCTCTGGATGCAGAAGACGGCTAGGAGTGCGCTGCCGCCCCTGATCATCACCGCGGCCATCAGCGGCGGCGGCCATGGCAAGGAGTCGAATCCGGCTCTTCCGGAGACTCCGGAGGAGCAGGCGGAGGAAGCCCGGAGGGCATACGAAGCCGGCGCGTCACAGATACACGTGCACGTGCGGGATCCCGACGACTGGAGCCAGTGCACCGGCAACCCCGCCGACTACGGGAAGGTGAACGGGATGATCCGGGAGCTATGCCCGGATGTGATCATCAACAACAGCACCGGCGGCGGGCCCACCCTGACCACGGAGGAACGGTACTCGCCGCTGTACGCCGACCCGGCCCCGGACGTGGCCACCCTCAACCTGGGCCCGTTCGTGTCGCAATTCACCATGCCGGAGCGGCCTCCCCACCTTCCGCATCCCCGCGGGCCGGTCGAGTACGACATGTGCAGCGGCACGACCTACGGTGAGCTGAACCACTATGCGTCGGTAATCGCCGAGCGCGGGATGAAGCCGGAGTTGGAGATCTACGACCCCGGGCAGTACTGGGTGCTGCGCGATCTGATCTACAACGAGAACGTGACACCCCCCTACATGGTGCAGTTCGTCCTGGGCGCCCAGACCGCGTCGTTCCCGACCCCCGCCAACCTCATGTCGCTCATCAACGAACTCCCGGCCGGAGCGCTCTACTCGGTGATCGGTACCGGGCCGTTCCAGATCCCGATGAACGTCCTGGGAATCCTGCTCGGAGGCCATGTGCGGGTTGGTCTCGAGGACAACATCTACTACCGGCGGGGCGAGAAGGCCACCGGCAACGCTCAACTGGTGAGCCGTATTCGCAGGATCGCCGAAGACATGAACCGCGAGATCGCCACCCCCGCCCAGGCCCGCCGGATGCTGGGCCTCCCGCAGGTCGCATGA
- a CDS encoding glycine/betaine/sarcosine/D-proline family reductase selenoprotein B, which yields MARIVHYLNQFFGGLGGEDQAGMGPVSEPGPVGSGRGLTRFLEGEDRIVGTVIGGDNYMAQGGSGAVDEVIGLISGFDPDVVVAGPAFGSGRYGLACGAVCSAVIEHLGVPALTGLHPESPGAAEYRAWVPILATAETAAGMTTALERLAQLASRLGRGEALGSAADEGVLTKGLRRNKFEDVRGSTRAIDMLLTKMRGEPFVTEWPLPSYEPAEASEPIASGAPFRLALVTEAGIVPAGNPDRLPSGWATDWMRYPIQDREGFAEGEFESVHGGIDTSFANQDPDRQVPLDAARFMEQAGRLSLHPELLSTTGNMGTLRDMTRIGAEMGRALIADGVQAAIVGSTUGTGTRSGSTLAKSIENQGVPAALVTALVPLAESVGVLRIVQGKAVTHPFGDPELDAADEMEYRRRVVETAISALEAEVSEPTVFDVPAVS from the coding sequence ATGGCGAGAATCGTCCACTATCTCAACCAGTTCTTCGGGGGGCTGGGCGGCGAGGACCAGGCGGGCATGGGACCGGTCTCCGAACCGGGTCCGGTGGGAAGCGGCCGGGGTCTGACCCGCTTCCTGGAAGGCGAGGACCGGATCGTCGGGACCGTCATCGGCGGCGACAACTACATGGCGCAAGGCGGGAGTGGCGCGGTGGACGAGGTGATCGGGTTGATCTCCGGGTTCGATCCCGATGTCGTGGTGGCCGGACCGGCGTTCGGATCCGGGCGGTACGGCCTGGCCTGCGGCGCGGTTTGTTCGGCGGTGATCGAACACCTCGGCGTGCCGGCGCTTACCGGACTCCATCCTGAGAGCCCGGGCGCCGCCGAGTACCGCGCATGGGTCCCGATCCTCGCCACCGCCGAGACAGCCGCCGGCATGACCACCGCCCTCGAACGCCTCGCGCAACTGGCGTCCAGGCTGGGACGGGGTGAAGCACTCGGCAGCGCCGCGGACGAGGGCGTCCTTACCAAGGGGCTCCGCCGCAACAAGTTCGAAGACGTGCGGGGTTCTACCCGGGCGATCGACATGCTGCTCACGAAGATGCGCGGGGAGCCCTTCGTAACGGAGTGGCCGCTTCCCAGTTACGAGCCCGCGGAAGCCTCCGAGCCGATCGCGAGCGGCGCCCCCTTCCGGTTGGCGCTGGTGACCGAGGCAGGGATTGTTCCGGCTGGCAACCCCGACCGGCTGCCGTCGGGATGGGCGACCGACTGGATGAGATACCCGATCCAGGACCGGGAAGGCTTCGCCGAGGGCGAGTTCGAATCGGTGCATGGCGGTATCGACACGAGCTTCGCCAACCAGGACCCCGACCGCCAGGTACCGCTCGACGCCGCCCGGTTCATGGAGCAGGCGGGCCGGCTCAGCCTCCATCCCGAGCTACTGAGCACCACGGGCAACATGGGCACCCTGCGCGACATGACCCGCATCGGCGCCGAGATGGGACGCGCCCTGATCGCGGACGGGGTTCAGGCCGCGATCGTGGGTTCGACCTGAGGGACGGGGACGCGTAGCGGGTCTACGCTCGCCAAGTCGATCGAGAACCAGGGCGTTCCAGCGGCGCTGGTCACGGCGCTGGTCCCCTTGGCCGAGTCCGTGGGCGTTCTCCGGATCGTCCAGGGCAAGGCAGTCACCCATCCCTTCGGCGATCCGGAGCTGGACGCGGCCGACGAGATGGAGTATCGCCGCCGGGTCGTGGAGACCGCCATCTCGGCCCTCGAGGCCGAGGTCTCGGAGCCCACCGTCTTCGACGTCCCGGCAGTGTCCTAG